One window from the genome of Nicotiana sylvestris chromosome 9, ASM39365v2, whole genome shotgun sequence encodes:
- the LOC138878063 gene encoding uncharacterized protein, producing the protein MALNHINDILHLMGRDINEFTLTPERILASSAVMEAQDSHFERNIIVREEDLLLEIKLNDDRRKTYDIILDRMFKNKCGAFYNDGPGGTGKTFLYHALLATVRSKGFVALATTTSGVAASILPGGRNAHSRFKFPIDIDEHFSCNTSKQSSLASLIRDAKLIVWDEVSMAKKQLIEAFDLLLKDLMDTKTLFGGDFRQTLLVVRSGKKRRFHMRKFIMF; encoded by the coding sequence ATGGCCTTAAACCATATTAATGATATTCTGCATTtaatgggtcgtgacataaatgaATTTACACTCACACCAGAAAGAATTTTAGCTTCTTCTGCTGTTATGGAGGCTCAAGattctcattttgaaagaaatataattgTTAGAGAAGAGGATTTGTTACTAGAAATAAAATTGAACGATGATCGGCGAAAAACATATGATATAATCCTTGATAGAATGTTTAAGAATAAGTGTGGAGCTTTTTATAATGATGGTCCCGGAGGAACTGGTAAAACATTTTTGTATCACGCATTATTGGCTACTGTACGATCAAAAGGATTCGTAGCTCTAGCAACAACAACATCTGGTGTCGCAGCTTCAATTCTTCCAGGAGGACGAAATGCTCACTCCCGTTTTAAATTTCCGATTGATATTGATGAACATTTCTCATGTAATACCAGTAAGCAAAGTTCACTTGCATCATTGATACGAGATGCCAAACTAATCGTGTGGGACGAAGTATCTATGGCCAAAAAACAACTGATAGAAGCTTTTGATTTACTACTAAAAGATCTAATGGATACAAAGACACTCTTTGGTGGTGATTTTAGACAAACTCTTCTAGTTGTTCGGAgtggaaaaaaaagaagatttcATATGAGAAAGTTTATTATGTTCTGA